One Larus michahellis chromosome 11, bLarMic1.1, whole genome shotgun sequence genomic region harbors:
- the RNF44 gene encoding LOW QUALITY PROTEIN: RING finger protein 44 (The sequence of the model RefSeq protein was modified relative to this genomic sequence to represent the inferred CDS: deleted 1 base in 1 codon; substituted 1 base at 1 genomic stop codon) has protein sequence MAAERDTPGHVGRARAAPSPPHSRPPPPPPPRSRAPPGPPSVVTRSGASRCRRRFLKGQAPPPRAPPLSPGPPRRKTKRHRKQRRRGGGRPGGGREAGGGRRAGGRAGGGRAGGQARARRRRTKSGGRGRGRRSGTGAAAXAIGAGSKVLVSRPAWSLRSRVPIRLPTSPMRPWELAVNRRPPSAPFNQRRFSGGPCSSPDHLRRSPPARRQWGRRDRPLATLLGQDEPQLHPAFPQQPHIPVDEPRAYALPSTPPRMLHPAAHPPHQNPFMVDLHDQVHQGPVPLSYTVTTVTTQGFPIHAGQHIPGCSTQQLPACSVMFSGQHYPLCCLPPPLIQACAMQQLPVSYQTFPPIISSDHYILHPPPPPVPPHQPPHMAPLGQFVPLQAQHPRMPLQRIDNDVDLRGEQHPIAGFTYPPSHHAPTLSPSVPLHYLPHDPLHQELPFGVPYPHMMPRRLNTQRYRLQQALPPPPPPPPPPPYYPSFLPYFLSMLPVSPTAVGPTISLDLDVDDVEMENYEALLNLAERLGEAKPRGLTKADIEHLPSYRFNPESHQSEQTLCVVCFSDFEARQLLRVLPCNHEFHAKCVDKWLKANRTCPICRADASEVQREAD, from the exons ATGGCTGCGGAGCGTGACACGCCTGGTCACGTGGGGCGCGCGCGCGCCGCGCCGTCCCCCCCTcactcccgcccccccccccccccccccccccggtcgcGCGCGCCCCCGGGGCCT CCGAGTGTTGTGACTCGGTCCGGCgcgtcccgctgccgccgccggttCTTAAAGGGGCAGGCACCCCCCCCGCGcgccccccccctttcccccggcccgccgcggcGGAAAACAAAGAGGCACCGGAAacagcggcggcggggagggggccgtcccggcggggggcgggaggcgggaggcgggaggcgggcgggagggagggccggcggcgggcgggcgggggggcaggCCCGGGCCCGGCGTCGGCGAACAAAgagcggcgggagggggcgggggcgccGCAGCGGCACCGGAGCGGCGGCCTAGGCCATCGGTGCAG GATCCAAGGTGCTGGTGTCTCGCCCTGCCTGGAGCCTGAGGTCCCGGGTGCCCATCCGCCTCCCGACGTCACCAATGCGACCATGGGAACTGGCAGTGAATAGGCGGCCACCCTCTGCCCCTTTTAACCAGCGCCGTTTCTCGGGGGGACCCTGCAGCAGCCCCGACCACCTCCGGCGAAG cccccctgccagGCGTCAGTGGGGACGACGCGACCGACCTCTGGCAACCCTGCTGGGCCAGGATGAGCCCCAGCTgcaccctgccttcccccagcagccGCACATCCCTGTAGATGAGCCCCGCGCCTACGCTCTCCCCAGCACGCCGCCACGAATGCTTCACCCGGCCGCACACCCGCCCCACCAGAACCCATTCATGGTGGATCTGCATGACCAG GTGCACCAGGGACCCGTCCCTCTCTCTTACACGGTTACCACCGTCACGACGCAAGGCTTCCCCATCCACGCCGGCCAGCACATCCCTGGgtgcagcacccagcagctcccagcatgcTCAGTGATGTTCAGTGGACAGCACTACCCGCTCTGCTGCCTCCCGCCCCCG CTGATCCAGGCATGCGCCATGCAACAGCTCCCCGTCTCCTACCAGACGTTCCCCCCCATCATCTCCAGCGACCATTACATCCTGCACCCCCCTCCGCCACCAGTGCCCCCCCACCAGCCGCCCCACATGGCCCCCCTGGGGCAGTTCGTACCTCTCCAAGCCCAGCACCCGCGCATG CCTCTGCAGAGGATAGACAATGACGTGGACCTGCGAGGGGAGCAGCACCCCATCGCGGGCTTCACGTACCCCCCATCCCACCAtgctcccaccctgtccccctccgTGCCGCTGCATTACCTCCCCCATGACCCGCTGCACCAAGAACTGCCATTCGGCGTG CCATACCCCCACATGATGCCCCGGCGGCTGAACACCCAGCGGTACCGGCTGCAGCAGGCgctgccccccccaccgccccctccgccgccccccccgtACTACCCGAGCTTCCTGCCCTATTTCCT CTCTATGCTTCCCGTGTCGCCGACGGCTGTGGGGCCCACGATCAGCCTAGACCTGGACGTGGACGATGTGGAGATGGAGAATTACGAG GCACTGCTGAACCTGGCCGAGCGGCTGGGGGAGGCCAAGCCGCGGGGACTCACCAAAGCAGACATCGAGCACCTCCCGTCCTACCGCTTCAACCCCGAGAGCCACCAGTCTGAGCAGACCCT GTGCGTCGTGTGCTTCAGCGACTTCGAGGCCCGGCAGCTTCTCCGCGTCCTGCCCTGCAACCACGAGTTCCACGCCAAGTGTGTCGACAAATGGTTAAAG GCGAACCGCACGTGCCCCATCTGCCGGGCGGACGCGTCGGAGGTGCAGCGGGAGGCGGACTGA